The following are encoded in a window of Danio aesculapii chromosome 12, fDanAes4.1, whole genome shotgun sequence genomic DNA:
- the calm2b gene encoding calmodulin 2b, (phosphorylase kinase, delta), protein MADQLTEEQIAEFKEAFSLFDKDGDGTITTKELGTVMRSLGQNPTEAELQDMINEVDADGNGTIDFPEFLTMMARKMKDTDSEEEIREAFRVFDKDGNGYISAAELRHVMTNLGEKLTDEEVDEMIREADIDGDGQVNYEEFVQMMTAK, encoded by the exons AGTTCAAAGAGGCGTTTTCGCTATTTGACAAAGATGGAGATGGGACAATCACCACGAAAGAACTGGGCACTGTCATGCGCTCCCTGGGCCAGAACCCTACAGAGGCGGAGCTGCAGGATATGATTAATGAGGTGGACGCAGACG GCAATGGAACAATAGATTTCCCTGAGTTCTTGACGATGATGGCAAGAAAGATGAAGGACACTGACAGCGAGGAGGAGATCAGAGAAGCTTTCCGTGTCTTTGATAAG GACGGGAATGGCTACATTAGTGCGGCTGAACTGCGTCATGTAATGACAAACTTGGGGGAGAAGTTAACAGACGAGGAGGTGGACGAAATGATTAGAGAAGCAGACATTGATGGAGACGGTCAGGTCAATTATGAAG AATTTGTACAGATGATGACAGCGAAGTGA